One genomic window of Augochlora pura isolate Apur16 chromosome 5, APUR_v2.2.1, whole genome shotgun sequence includes the following:
- the LOC144470614 gene encoding uncharacterized protein LOC144470614 isoform X1, whose amino-acid sequence MTSFYDNHGYYKKMLELQEKLRKSEEERIRLEERFKVLLQESRNRHNVCINRLRFKYIEFLEEQRMSDQRNYKLLEALDSVDNSLALMTARTERLNILRKHYEAYLRRMCTIHADGVSDMSSRKSDKYLQTDAKVQMSPEARSTLLLKSPQPNYQTIRSTICSPSETIKTPSRQRTTYDPNTLQMYWKNDIQQLPKIRLSLPSESKGFQQSQKIHSNNNLHLDPSDSPDESKLQNADRFDRFFAQGQLNLDATKFPYLPSVSQYPIDPSQRTQSFRLNPSNNYPNNNDSFPYLRTAYQRNEYDPSCRNKQVRMEENKEKVSMTTSSEFDEYLDKIRKLHRDLDIQSSDEDGIRDDLHTTASHDDSQISAKESFDKNFTSDVKKVLELAENLVSRTKYASNAKNVEKEEENQQSCVLMAKKNHVEISDAQQGRASLMAHATDKISNDIALYRPELDSHANIEKPKNPSYQGVDDPFDPRQEHSVHPSHGDDKIYVAEESKLEQFRFSVSEALEPWDLVSFEKQIKQIDFEEETVPNESDTSQIEQEVVAHETVQEQEQEQEQEVIFNNIDDTLELQDNEYVGDQHEGSKTENQYDEVSAPLQESEIENIQSQDDNDKILEQKDFDDYDDYNDNNQEKSDAMDNVFEAENSEKPNGKEISNENYDYDQNQTYEYEKKEEYDGYGIQEYPQEPSEQYEGYTSEQYDQYIGHPESSYDNQPDAQYQEDTNQKYAYPYNEQYEENQEFATNANEHYEPNVTEIQQKHEHELKTELNVPEEEFVEQLKESQSEERKEMEETEEKEKAEETEKTVEKEKKEEKEEQKKEEEKEEQKKKEDSMETASSKEEQSEILLSQNNQKKKKDVIKSLLDSDTDSTIEQNVSNTESDFDFN is encoded by the exons ATGACATCGTTTTACGATAATCATggctattataaaaaaatgttggaactacaagaaaaattacgaaaaag CGAAGAAGAAAGGATAAGACTAGAAGAAAGATTCAAAGTATTGTTACAAGAATCTCGTAACAG GCATAATGTGTGCATAAATCGCCTACGATTCAAATACATAGAGTTTTTAGAGGAACAACGCATGTCGGACCAAAGGAATTACAAGCTCCTCGAAGCGTTAGACAGTGTGGACAATAGTCTAGCGTTGATGACGGCAAGAACAGAAAGGCTTAACATTCTTAGA AAACATTATGAAGCTTATCTTCGCCGAATGTGTACAATTCATGCAGATGGAGTAAGCGACATGTCGAGTCGGAAAAGTGATAAATACTTGCAAACAGATGCAAAAGTGCAAATGTCTCCCGAAGCGCGCAGTACTTTACTGTTGAAATCGCCTCAACCGAATTATCAAACAATCAGATCGACTATCTGTTCCCCATcggaaactataaaaacgcCAAGTCGACAAAGAACTACATACGATCCAAATACTTTACAGATGTAttggaaaaatgatattcaacAACTACCTAAGATCCGTTTGTCCTTGCCAAGCGAAAGCAAAGGCTTCCAACAGAGCCAAAAAATACACAGCAACAACAATTTACATCTCGACCCTAGTGACTCTCCAGATGAATCAAAACTACAAAATGCAGACCGTTTCGATCGCTTTTTCGCGCAAGGGCAACTCAATCTTGATGCTACCAAGTTTCCATATCTACCCTCAGTATCCCAGTACCCTATTGATCCATCCCAACGTACGCAATCGTTCCGATTGAATCCTTCTAATAATTACCCGAACAACAACGATAGCTTTCCGTATTTAAGAACAGCATACCAAAGAAACGAATACGATCCAAGTTGTAGGAATAAACAAGTTCGTATGGAAGAGAATAAAGAGAAAGTTTCGATGACCACAAGCAGCGAATTCGACGAGTACCTTGATAAAATTCGTAAGCTTCATCGCGACCTCGACATTCAGAGCTCGGATGAAGATGGGATACGCGACGACCTGCATACGACTGCATCGCACGATGATTCCCAAATATCTGCGAAGGAAAGCTTTGACAAGAACTTTACAAGCGATGTTAAGAAGGTGTTGGAACTCGCGGAGAATCTCGTGTCTAGAACGAAGTACGCGAGCAACGCTAAAAAcgttgaaaaagaagaagaaaaccaACAAAGTTGCGTGTTAATGGCCAAAAAAAATCATGTTGAAATTTCAGATGCGCAGCAAGGACGGGCATCATTGATGGCGCACGCAACAGACAAAATTAGCAACGACATTGCGTTGTACCGGCCGGAATTAGACTCGCATGCAAATATTGAAAAGCCGAAAAACCCGAGTTATCAAGGCGTTGATGATCCGTTCGATCCGCGGCAAGAACACTCGGTCCATCCTAGCCACGGTGATGATAAAATTTACGTTGCAGAAGAATCAAAATTGGAACAGTTTCGGTTCAGTGTTAGCGAAGCGCTGGAGCCGTGGGATTTGGTCTCTTTCGAGAAACAAATCAAACAAATAGATTTTGAGGAGGAGACCGTACCGAATGAAAGTGACACGTCGCAAATTGAACAGGAAGTAGTAGCTCACGAAACGGTTCAGGAACAGGAACAGGAGCAGGAGCAGGAAGTAATCTTCAATAATATCGACGATACGTTAGAATTGCAAGACAACGAGTATGTAGGCGATCAGCATGAAGGTAGCAAAACAGAGAATCAATATGACGAAGTTTCTGCTCCGCTGCAAGAGTCTGAGATAGAAAACATTCAATCTCAGGACGATAATGATAAGATTCTTGAGCAAAAGGATTTCGACGATTACGACGATTACAACGATAACAATCAAGAGAAATCTGATGCAATGGATAATGTATTCGAAGCTGAGAATTCCGAGAAGCCAAATGGTAAAGaaatttcgaacgaaaacTACGACTATGATCAGAACCAAACTTACGAATACGAGAAAAAGGAGGAATACGACGGGTATGGTATCCAAGAATATCCACAAGAACCGAGTGAACAGTACGAAGGGTACACGAGCGAGCAGTATGATCAGTATATCGGTCATCCTGAAAGTTCCTACGATAATCAACCCGATGCGCAGTATCAAGAAGATACGAACCAAAAATATGCCTACCCTTATAATGAACAATACGAAGAAAATCAAGAGTTTGCGACGAATGCGAACGAACATTATGAGCCCAACGTAACAGAAATTCAACAAAAGCATGAACACGAGCTGAAAACTGAACTAAACGTGCCTGAAGAAGAGTTCGTGGAACAGTTAAAGGAATCGCAGAgtgaagaaagaaaggagatGGAGGAAActgaagaaaaagagaaagcagaggaaacagagaaaacagtggaaaaagagaaaaaagaggaaaaagaggaacagaagaaagaagaggaaaaagaggaacagaagaaaaaagaggaTAGTATGGAAACGGCAAGTTCGAAGGAAGAGCAAAGCGAGATATTACTTTCGCAGAATAatcagaagaaaaagaaggatgTCATCAAATCTTTGCTGGACTCAGACACAGATAGCACGATCGAACAAAATGTCTCGAACACGGAAAGcgatttcgatttcaattGA
- the LOC144470614 gene encoding uncharacterized protein LOC144470614 isoform X2: MSDQRNYKLLEALDSVDNSLALMTARTERLNILRKHYEAYLRRMCTIHADGVSDMSSRKSDKYLQTDAKVQMSPEARSTLLLKSPQPNYQTIRSTICSPSETIKTPSRQRTTYDPNTLQMYWKNDIQQLPKIRLSLPSESKGFQQSQKIHSNNNLHLDPSDSPDESKLQNADRFDRFFAQGQLNLDATKFPYLPSVSQYPIDPSQRTQSFRLNPSNNYPNNNDSFPYLRTAYQRNEYDPSCRNKQVRMEENKEKVSMTTSSEFDEYLDKIRKLHRDLDIQSSDEDGIRDDLHTTASHDDSQISAKESFDKNFTSDVKKVLELAENLVSRTKYASNAKNVEKEEENQQSCVLMAKKNHVEISDAQQGRASLMAHATDKISNDIALYRPELDSHANIEKPKNPSYQGVDDPFDPRQEHSVHPSHGDDKIYVAEESKLEQFRFSVSEALEPWDLVSFEKQIKQIDFEEETVPNESDTSQIEQEVVAHETVQEQEQEQEQEVIFNNIDDTLELQDNEYVGDQHEGSKTENQYDEVSAPLQESEIENIQSQDDNDKILEQKDFDDYDDYNDNNQEKSDAMDNVFEAENSEKPNGKEISNENYDYDQNQTYEYEKKEEYDGYGIQEYPQEPSEQYEGYTSEQYDQYIGHPESSYDNQPDAQYQEDTNQKYAYPYNEQYEENQEFATNANEHYEPNVTEIQQKHEHELKTELNVPEEEFVEQLKESQSEERKEMEETEEKEKAEETEKTVEKEKKEEKEEQKKEEEKEEQKKKEDSMETASSKEEQSEILLSQNNQKKKKDVIKSLLDSDTDSTIEQNVSNTESDFDFN; this comes from the exons ATGTCGGACCAAAGGAATTACAAGCTCCTCGAAGCGTTAGACAGTGTGGACAATAGTCTAGCGTTGATGACGGCAAGAACAGAAAGGCTTAACATTCTTAGA AAACATTATGAAGCTTATCTTCGCCGAATGTGTACAATTCATGCAGATGGAGTAAGCGACATGTCGAGTCGGAAAAGTGATAAATACTTGCAAACAGATGCAAAAGTGCAAATGTCTCCCGAAGCGCGCAGTACTTTACTGTTGAAATCGCCTCAACCGAATTATCAAACAATCAGATCGACTATCTGTTCCCCATcggaaactataaaaacgcCAAGTCGACAAAGAACTACATACGATCCAAATACTTTACAGATGTAttggaaaaatgatattcaacAACTACCTAAGATCCGTTTGTCCTTGCCAAGCGAAAGCAAAGGCTTCCAACAGAGCCAAAAAATACACAGCAACAACAATTTACATCTCGACCCTAGTGACTCTCCAGATGAATCAAAACTACAAAATGCAGACCGTTTCGATCGCTTTTTCGCGCAAGGGCAACTCAATCTTGATGCTACCAAGTTTCCATATCTACCCTCAGTATCCCAGTACCCTATTGATCCATCCCAACGTACGCAATCGTTCCGATTGAATCCTTCTAATAATTACCCGAACAACAACGATAGCTTTCCGTATTTAAGAACAGCATACCAAAGAAACGAATACGATCCAAGTTGTAGGAATAAACAAGTTCGTATGGAAGAGAATAAAGAGAAAGTTTCGATGACCACAAGCAGCGAATTCGACGAGTACCTTGATAAAATTCGTAAGCTTCATCGCGACCTCGACATTCAGAGCTCGGATGAAGATGGGATACGCGACGACCTGCATACGACTGCATCGCACGATGATTCCCAAATATCTGCGAAGGAAAGCTTTGACAAGAACTTTACAAGCGATGTTAAGAAGGTGTTGGAACTCGCGGAGAATCTCGTGTCTAGAACGAAGTACGCGAGCAACGCTAAAAAcgttgaaaaagaagaagaaaaccaACAAAGTTGCGTGTTAATGGCCAAAAAAAATCATGTTGAAATTTCAGATGCGCAGCAAGGACGGGCATCATTGATGGCGCACGCAACAGACAAAATTAGCAACGACATTGCGTTGTACCGGCCGGAATTAGACTCGCATGCAAATATTGAAAAGCCGAAAAACCCGAGTTATCAAGGCGTTGATGATCCGTTCGATCCGCGGCAAGAACACTCGGTCCATCCTAGCCACGGTGATGATAAAATTTACGTTGCAGAAGAATCAAAATTGGAACAGTTTCGGTTCAGTGTTAGCGAAGCGCTGGAGCCGTGGGATTTGGTCTCTTTCGAGAAACAAATCAAACAAATAGATTTTGAGGAGGAGACCGTACCGAATGAAAGTGACACGTCGCAAATTGAACAGGAAGTAGTAGCTCACGAAACGGTTCAGGAACAGGAACAGGAGCAGGAGCAGGAAGTAATCTTCAATAATATCGACGATACGTTAGAATTGCAAGACAACGAGTATGTAGGCGATCAGCATGAAGGTAGCAAAACAGAGAATCAATATGACGAAGTTTCTGCTCCGCTGCAAGAGTCTGAGATAGAAAACATTCAATCTCAGGACGATAATGATAAGATTCTTGAGCAAAAGGATTTCGACGATTACGACGATTACAACGATAACAATCAAGAGAAATCTGATGCAATGGATAATGTATTCGAAGCTGAGAATTCCGAGAAGCCAAATGGTAAAGaaatttcgaacgaaaacTACGACTATGATCAGAACCAAACTTACGAATACGAGAAAAAGGAGGAATACGACGGGTATGGTATCCAAGAATATCCACAAGAACCGAGTGAACAGTACGAAGGGTACACGAGCGAGCAGTATGATCAGTATATCGGTCATCCTGAAAGTTCCTACGATAATCAACCCGATGCGCAGTATCAAGAAGATACGAACCAAAAATATGCCTACCCTTATAATGAACAATACGAAGAAAATCAAGAGTTTGCGACGAATGCGAACGAACATTATGAGCCCAACGTAACAGAAATTCAACAAAAGCATGAACACGAGCTGAAAACTGAACTAAACGTGCCTGAAGAAGAGTTCGTGGAACAGTTAAAGGAATCGCAGAgtgaagaaagaaaggagatGGAGGAAActgaagaaaaagagaaagcagaggaaacagagaaaacagtggaaaaagagaaaaaagaggaaaaagaggaacagaagaaagaagaggaaaaagaggaacagaagaaaaaagaggaTAGTATGGAAACGGCAAGTTCGAAGGAAGAGCAAAGCGAGATATTACTTTCGCAGAATAatcagaagaaaaagaaggatgTCATCAAATCTTTGCTGGACTCAGACACAGATAGCACGATCGAACAAAATGTCTCGAACACGGAAAGcgatttcgatttcaattGA
- the LOC144470621 gene encoding peroxynitrite isomerase THAP4 produces the protein MNLKLPMHDAIKPIAWLRGIWKTEKPASGKYPTIKSFKYDEEMSFRSIGQPMLNYTARSWYADSKKPIHYEMGFLRIVPDTNKVALLLSHNRGLVTIEEGIVEDKIVRLETVSIRIPTEGARVPKVTKLRREFRLIDNCLQHKLCLATETTPELHDHLLARYIKECENDP, from the exons ATGAACCTTAAATTACCAATGCACGATGCAATCAAACCAATAGCTTGGTTAAGAGGTATATGGAAAACTGAAAAACCTGCTTCTGGAAAATACCCAacaattaaatcttttaaGTATGATGAAGAAATGAGTTTTAGGTCAATAGGTCAACCaatgttaaattatacagCAAGAAGTTGGTATGCAGATAGCAAAAAGCCAATACATTATGAAATGGGATTTTTAAGAATAGTACCTGATACAAACAAAGTAGCCTTATTATTGTCACATAATCGTGGTCTTGTAACCATTGAAGAAGGCATAGTTGaagataaaattgttagattGGAAACAGTTAGCATACGGATACCGACAGAAGGAGCAAGGGTGCCTAAAGTTACCAAG ttGCGAAGAGAATTCAGACTGATTGATAACTGTTTGCAACATAAATTATGTTTGGCTACTGAAACTACACCAGAACTACATGATCATTTATTGGCAAGATATATTAAGGAATGTGAAAATGATCCATaa